From Quercus robur chromosome 8, dhQueRobu3.1, whole genome shotgun sequence:
ACGAGCTTCAGCTTTCACACCAACAAGGAAAATGGGACTGACAGTGCCGGGATATTATTCGTCACAGAAGAAGGCTGAGACCACCACTGTCACTACACCTATGGAGGCCGAGGTGACTGTAAACCGGGAACAGCCGACGATGATCATCACAGAAAATGCTCAGGCCGATGGTCGGAGTGAAACAGATGGAGTAGCGCCCACCAAGGAGTTGAAGTGTAACGCACAAAGCAACAATAATTGCGAGGCTGAATCAACGACGAGAGATATTAATTATGGACCGGAAAATAATATTAAGATAGATATGAATGCAAAGCCGTTGCTTGAGTCACAGCAGCATGATTTTCAATTGCATTCAATTACCATCAATACCCAATCAGCCACTCAATCGAATTATGAGGAATTAAACACGGAATCAAAGGAGAATAATTGGGCATTGAAAACACAAGTCAGCAGTAAGAAAACGACCCAGTGCTCAGGAGAATGGAATACACGTGCCACCAAAACAGAATTGTGCAATGAAAACTTAAGTGAATCACGTGACCAACCCAAGTAGGCTAGGGTTTCCAATCCAACTCCAAGCACAACTCGTATCCTCCCCACCTAGACACGGAAAAAACGGCTAACTTCAAACAAAGCAGTCCCGGTCTCAGAGATTTGTCTGGGCAAAAAACGTGGAGTCCTTGATTCAAGTGCAGCACTTGAAGGTCCTAACAAATGGCAACAGATTACTCAAGGTGGTAATGATGAAAAACTTGAATTGGCGGAGGCTGCTCATCAGCCCGGCCAGGGGCAATGAATTGCATCAGTTGGAACTGCCGTGGTTTGGGCCAATCATGGGCAGTTCATGAACTCACCGAATTGGTGAACAAACATTCGCCCACCATTCTCTTCCTCATGGAAACAAGAGTAAAGGATCACAAGCTAAAAACCCTTTGCTTGAAGCTCCACCTAGAGAATGTTTTCATAGAGCCGCGGGTTAATATAGGAGGCGGATTGGCCCTATATTGGAAGGATGGAATCAATCTCAAAGTTCTGGACTCAACACCAAGCTTCATTGATGCAGTAGTTAACCTAGGAATGGATGATGCCTGGCGATTGACGGGTTTCTACGGAAATCCAACAACAGCTAACCGGGAACATTCTTGGGCACTACTAAAACACATCAGCCTAAAATTGGACTTACCATGGATGTGTGTGGGGGATTTTAACGAGATCACAAAAGTTGAAGAGAAGAAGGGGGGCCTCGAAAGACCAGAAAGACAGATGAGAGAATTTAGAGAAGCTTTGGACTTTTGTGGATTTCgggacttgggttttgttggtaCACCTTTCACTTGGTGTAATAATCAATTTGAGGGGGAGGTGACATGGATACGTTTGGATAGAGGGGTGGCTACTCCAGACTGGATACATTTGTTCCCAACAGTACGCATTCATCATATTGGAGGTACCTTATCTGATCATTGTCCTTTGTGGTTATATTCTGATGATGAAAATGttagattttataaaaaatctAGGCCTTTTCGTTTTGAGGCGGTGTGGCTAAAAGAGGAAGCATGTGAGGGAGTTATCAAGAGAGCATGGGATGGTCATAACTATGGAGATCTGGTTGGGAGGCTTATCGGCATGGTTAAGGCATGCAGGTCAAGCTTCCAAAAATGGAGCAGATTGAGTTTTGGGAATATTCAGCACATGCTAAACCAAAAGAGGAAAAAGCTAGTCCAAGCCGAATCCATGTCTATGGCTGGTACTAATCATGAAGAGGTCCGGGTCCTAAGAGGAGAAGTGTATGAGCTCATGGTGAAAGAAGAGTGCTTGTGGCACCAAAGATCAAGGTCGGAATGGTTGAAGAGTGGAGACATGAACACGAGCTACTTCCATAGTCGAGCAACATAACGGAATAAACGGAATTTTATTTCCAAGCTGATTTTGGAAGATGGAACAATGGTGACAGATGACAAACAAATTGGGGACAAATTGGTGGAACACTTCGAGCAAATATTCACATCCTCATCGCCCACTAACTTTGACCAGATCTTGCAAGGGATTGACACAAGGGTTACCCCAAGTATGAATTCTGAGCTGATAAGAAATTTCACAGCAGAGGAGGTCGAATTTGCTCTAAAGCGGATGAAGCCTTTAACTGCGCCGGGCCCTGATGGTATGTCTCCCATTTTTTTCAAATCCTGTTGGAAATTTATTGGACAAGATATCATTGATGCTTCTTTGGCTATCCTGAACTCGGGTAACATGTCTGCTAGCATAAACCACACTTATATAGCACTTATACCTAAGACAAAATCACCAGAAAAAGCAACTGATTTTCGTCCCATAAGCCTGTGCAATGtcttatataaaattgtatCCAAAACAATAGCCAACCGCCTAAAGAAAATCATGCCAAAATTGGTGTCAGAATCATAAAGTGCCTTCATGTCAGATAGATTAATCACAGACAACATCCTTGTAGCCCATGAAACACTCCACcacctcaaaacaaaaaaaactggGAAAACAGGATACATGGCCGTTAAACTGGATATGAGTAAGGCATACGATAGAGTGGAGTGGGTATTCCttgaaaaaataatggaaaaaatgGGTTTTGACAATAGATGGATATTTCTCATTTAATCTTGCATTCAAACTgtctctttctctattctggttAATGGTGAACCCCGAGGCAACTTCACCCCCAAAAGGGGTCTCTGCCAAGGGGATCCATTATCCCCTTATTTGTTTCTATTGTGTGCAGAGGGGTTACATTCTCTTCTACAACAAGCTGAAAGCTCGGGTGCAATTAAAGGAGTTTCGCTATGTAGTGCAGccccaaaaatttcacaccTGTTCTTTGCCGATGACAGCTTGCTATTTTGCCGAGCAAATTCACAGGAGTGCACCTACATCTTGGACATTTTGAAGCAATATGAAGATGCTTCCGGGCAGCAAATAAATCGGGGCAAAACCCAACTCTTTTTCAGCCCCAATATCGAGCCAGTTATGCAAGAAGAGATAAAAAACTTGCTAGGAGTGGCAGCCACAACCAACTATGACAAATACCTTGGTTTACCCTCTTTTGTGGGAAGGGGGAAGAAACAAAGCTTCGGCTATATTAGAGAAAGGATTTGGCACAAAATGCAGGGTTGGAAGGAGAGGCTTTTGTCACAAGGTGGAAGAGAAGTCCTAATAAAAGCGGTTTTACAAGCCATGCCCACTTACACCATGGCATGTTTCAAACTCCCAAAAAGTCTATGCAAGGATATTGAGTctttaattagaaaattctgGTGGGGTTATAAGGGAGAAGCTCGGAAGGTACATTGGGTGGGATGGAAAAAATTATGTAAGCCGAAGTGTCAAGGAGGATTGGGTTTTAAGGACATAGAGAATTTCAATTTAGCCATGTTGGGAAAACAGATATGGCGGCTGCTCCACAACAAAGACTTACTGTTTTACAAAGTCTTTAAAGCAAGGTATTTTCTCAATTGCACAATACTAGAGGATGGGGTGAAGGAGAAAGGTTCTTACGCTTGGCAAAGTATTTTGCAAGCTAGAAAGGTGGTTCGTTTGGGTTCAAAATGGAGGATTGGGGATGGGAAATCAGTTCAGATCCGAGGAGACAGCTGGCTGCCTGACTTGCATTCCAGCCGAGTCATATCTCCTCAGAAGAATTTTCCCAATAACAGCCGAGTCTGTGCCCTGATAGATGAGGACAACAGGTGTTGGTTTGAAGATATTATACGTGATGAATTCCTTCCTCATGAAGCGGATGCAATCATGAGGCTCCCTTTGAGCTTAGAAGCTATAGATGACAAACTGATATGGGCTGAAACTCAATCAGGACACTACACAACCAAATCAGCATACCGAGTCTTATTAAGAAAAGCTGAAGTATCTTGCCCTGGCACCTCCAACCCAACGGCCCACAAACAATTCTGGAATGAGATTTGGTCCTTGAACATTCCAAATAAAATTCACCATTTCATTTGGAGGGCAGCAAATGATTCACTCCCAACAAAAAAGAACTTGCAGAGGCGGAAAATAGTAACAGACCCAACGTGTGATCAATGTGGAGAGGAAGTTGAAGATTGTTTACACGCTTTGTGGGGCTACCAATCGGTGAAGCATATCTAGTGGGATTTTGAATGTTGCAGAAAATTCCTATAAAAAAGGTTTGTAAGTTTCCGAGATTTATTTCAAGGAATCCTTGCACAAAAAAACCAACACATGGCTGAACTGTTTGCCTACATGGGATGGAGTCTATGGTTCAACAGGAATGCAAAAAGAGTTGGGTCCACTTCCTTGCCAGCGGAAAAAATTTTCAGTGATGCTGTGGAACGGCTGCAAGAGTTCCATTCGGTGAAAGATTACTCAACACAAGAAGACGTGGTTGTACATTCAACCCAATGGCGGCCTCCCCCACATCCAACCTACAAAATCAATTTTGATGGAGCAACTTTCATTGATTCAGACTCGGCAGGTTTGGGTGTGGTAGCTCGTGACTCAGACGGCATGGTTATCGCCTCCCTTTCGGAACGAATCAAACTACCACCAACGGTTGCTGACTTGGAAGCTCTGGCGTGCAGAAGGGCGATCTTATTCACCCTCGAATTAGGACTCCAAGAAGTGGTGTTTGAAGGTGATTCGGAGGTTATTATCAACCACCTCAAAGCAGGACAGCCCTGTTTGACAGCTTTTGGGCACATAATAGAGGAAGCACGAAGCCTTTTAGCCAGGTTGAGACAAGCATCATACTCACACACAAGGCGCAAGGGAAACAAAGTAGCTGATAAGCTTGCAAAACTAGCAAAAAACTTGTATGAACCACAAGTGTGGATGGAGGACATTCATAGTAATGCTCGCAATATGTATTCCATGACAGAGGCGTAATGCCTGTTTAATGAAAAGCACTTTTtcgttttctcaaaaaaaaaaaaaaaactcctactTATGTTGCTAGCTAGTTACTTTAGTCCCATGGATTAATGATATGAGTTTAAACTTCAAActctattttta
This genomic window contains:
- the LOC126696574 gene encoding uncharacterized protein LOC126696574, whose amino-acid sequence is MNCISWNCRGLGQSWAVHELTELVNKHSPTILFLMETRVKDHKLKTLCLKLHLENVFIEPRVNIGGGLALYWKDGINLKVLDSTPSFIDAVVNLGMDDAWRLTGFYGNPTTANREHSWALLKHISLKLDLPWMCVGDFNEITKVEEKKGGLERPERQMREFREALDFCGFRDLGFVGTPFTWCNNQFEGEVTWIRLDRGVATPDWIHLFPTVRIHHIGGTLSDHCPLWLYSDDENVRFYKKSRPFRFEAVWLKEEACEGVIKRAWDGHNYGDLVGRLIGMVKACRSSFQKWSRLSFGNIQHMLNQKRKKLVQAESMSMAGTNHEEVRVLRGEVYELMVKEECLWHQRSRSEWLKSGDMNTSYFHSRAT
- the LOC126696575 gene encoding uncharacterized protein LOC126696575 yields the protein MAELFAYMGWSLWFNRNAKRVGSTSLPAEKIFSDAVERLQEFHSVKDYSTQEDVVVHSTQWRPPPHPTYKINFDGATFIDSDSAGLGVVARDSDGMVIASLSERIKLPPTVADLEALACRRAILFTLELGLQEVVFEGDSEVIINHLKAGQPCLTAFGHIIEEARSLLARLRQASYSHTRRKGNKVADKLAKLAKNLYEPQVWMEDIHSNARNMYSMTEA